The proteins below come from a single Chryseobacterium sp. MA9 genomic window:
- a CDS encoding helix-turn-helix domain-containing protein, with protein MSQKNLTNKTSAEGREICPVQKLLKSISGKLKPEILNLAIKSTLRFSSLLREIEGANKQSLSIALRELEEMNLLERVVIRQKPLHVEYNLTKKGKALIPIFQQLEGLI; from the coding sequence ATGAGTCAAAAAAATCTGACTAATAAAACTTCAGCTGAGGGTAGAGAAATATGCCCTGTCCAAAAGCTTTTAAAATCCATTTCAGGGAAATTGAAACCGGAAATACTGAATTTGGCAATTAAGTCAACTTTGCGTTTTAGTAGTTTGCTGCGTGAAATAGAAGGAGCTAATAAACAATCATTATCCATTGCATTGAGAGAATTGGAAGAAATGAATTTATTGGAGAGAGTGGTCATCAGGCAGAAGCCTTTACACGTAGAATATAATCTTACTAAAAAAGGAAAAGCATTGATTCCCATTTTTCAACAATTAGAAGGTCTCATATAA
- a CDS encoding phosphatidylinositol-specific phospholipase C domain-containing protein: MKKYIYGAAFCMTALLQAQDKCQNIRINQLQIVGTHNSYAQPADPKVLDLVTPIINGMMQKYSSMMSEEQKAKFKEYHPYGMDLKEGLNYNHPDFTEQLNANLRGLEIDVYYDPEGSRFSHPATYEVLKAKRVTDLASFNTKGMDQPGFKVLHMADIDFRTHYPTLKDALTALKTWSDQHPGHSPVFMMIEAKDSGFPILENSTKVLPFDKAAYDDLDGEIVKYLGKDKIITPKEVQGKYHTLKEAVTHNNWPKLDDSKGKFIFMLLPGSAGTLPSKNNPYLIDGSLKERVMFLNSEPDDSFAGFILRDNAIVRQKEIQNLVKQGFIVRTRSDIETYEAKTNDFTRSKAAFSSGAQVISTDFFRSGNTYGTPYFVQPPQGKDYINNPLNSSCK, from the coding sequence ATGAAAAAGTATATATATGGAGCTGCATTTTGTATGACAGCACTGCTGCAGGCACAGGATAAATGCCAGAATATAAGAATCAATCAACTGCAGATTGTAGGAACTCATAATTCATACGCCCAGCCGGCAGATCCTAAAGTACTGGATCTGGTAACTCCTATCATCAACGGAATGATGCAGAAATACAGCAGTATGATGTCTGAAGAGCAAAAAGCTAAATTTAAAGAGTACCATCCTTACGGAATGGACTTGAAAGAAGGATTGAATTATAATCATCCTGACTTCACAGAACAGCTCAATGCCAATCTGAGAGGCTTGGAAATAGACGTCTATTATGACCCGGAAGGCAGCAGATTCAGCCATCCTGCCACGTATGAGGTATTAAAGGCCAAAAGAGTCACTGATTTGGCATCTTTCAATACAAAAGGTATGGATCAGCCGGGTTTCAAAGTACTGCATATGGCAGATATCGATTTCAGAACTCATTATCCGACATTAAAAGATGCGCTTACAGCTCTTAAAACATGGTCTGATCAGCATCCAGGGCACTCTCCTGTTTTTATGATGATTGAAGCAAAAGATTCAGGATTTCCAATTCTTGAAAACAGCACAAAAGTCCTTCCTTTTGATAAAGCAGCCTATGATGATCTGGATGGAGAAATTGTAAAATACCTTGGCAAAGATAAGATCATCACTCCTAAAGAGGTTCAGGGTAAATACCATACACTCAAAGAAGCTGTGACCCACAATAACTGGCCTAAACTGGATGACAGCAAAGGAAAATTTATTTTTATGCTGCTTCCAGGAAGTGCCGGAACTTTACCTTCAAAAAACAATCCTTATCTGATAGATGGTTCATTAAAAGAAAGAGTCATGTTCCTGAACAGTGAACCTGATGATTCGTTCGCAGGATTTATCCTACGGGATAACGCCATTGTAAGACAGAAAGAGATACAGAATCTGGTAAAGCAGGGTTTTATAGTCAGAACCAGATCAGATATTGAAACCTATGAAGCAAAAACCAATGATTTCACCCGTTCTAAAGCAGCTTTCAGCAGTGGTGCCCAGGTGATTTCCACTGATTTTTTCCGCTCAGGAAATACTTATGGAACACCTTATTTTGTACAACCTCCTCAGGGGAAAGATTATATCAACAATCCTTTAAATTCTTCGTGCAAATAA